A genomic region of Canis aureus isolate CA01 chromosome 16, VMU_Caureus_v.1.0, whole genome shotgun sequence contains the following coding sequences:
- the NFE2L1 gene encoding endoplasmic reticulum membrane sensor NFE2L1 isoform X3 — protein sequence MTRLDRSSHSGGGHAKGSRPLNSLLAGHRVAQPPSAPGSRASVQDIDLIDILWRQDIDLGAGREIFDYSHRQKEQDVDKDLRDGAEQEDTWSGEGAEALARNLLVDGETGESFPAQVPGGEDQTALSLEECLRLLEATCPFGENAEFPADISSITEAVPSESEPPGLQNNLLSPLLTGTESPFDLEQQWQDLMSIMEMQAMEVNTSTNEILYNAPPGDPLSTNYSLAPNTPINQNVSLHQASLGGCSQDFSLFSPEAESLPVASGSTLLPLLPSNSTSLNSSFGSTNLAGLFFPPQLNGTANDTAGPELPDPLGGLLDEAMLDEISLMDLAIEEGFNPVQASQLEEEFDSDSGLSLDSSHSPSSLSSSEGSSSSSSSSSSSSSSSSSSSSSSASSSASSSFSEEGAVGYSSDSETLDLEEAEGAVGYQPEYSKFCRMSYQDPSQLSCLPYLEHVGHNHTYNMAPSALDSADLPPPSGLKKGSKEKQADFLDKQMSRDEHRARAMKIPFTNDKIINLPVEEFNELLSKYQLSEAQLSLIRDIRRRGKNKMAAQNCRKRKLDTILNLERDVEDLQRDKARLLREKVEFLRSLRQMKQKVQSLYQEVFGRLRDENGRPYSPSQYALQYAGDGSVLLIPRTLADQQARRQERKPKDRRK from the exons ATGACCCGCCTGGACCGCAGCTCTCACAGTGGTGGGGGCCATGCCAAAGGGAGCCGGCCCCTTAACTCTTTGCTGGCTGGTCACCGGGTGGCCCAGCCCCCCTCTGCTCCTGGGTCCAGGGCTTCTGTTCAG GACATAGATCTGATTGACATCCTTTGGCGACAGGATATTGACCTGGGGGCTGGGCGTGAGATTTTTGACTATAGTCATCGCCAGAAGGAGCAGGATGTGGATAAGGACCTGCGAGATGGAGCGGAGCAGGAGGACACCTGGTCAGGCGAGGGTGCAGAAGCTCTGGCGCGAAACCTGCTAGTGGATGGAGAAACTGGGGAGAGCTTCCCTGCACAG GTGCCTGGTGGGGAGGACCAGACGGCCCTGTCCCTGGAAGAGTGCCTTAGGCTGCTGGAGGCCACCTGCCCCTTTGGGGAGAATGCTGAG TTTCCAGCAGACATTTCCAGCATAACAGAAGCAGTGCCTAGTGAGAGTGAGCCCCCCGGTCTTCAAAACAACCTCTTGTCTCCTCTCCTGACGGGGACAGAGTCGCCATTTGATTTGGAGCAGCAGTGGCAAGATCTCATGTCCATTATGGAAATGCAG GCCATGGAAGTGAACACTTCAACAAATGAGATCCTGTACAATGCCCCTCCTGGAGACCCCTTGAGCACCAACTATAGCCTTGCCCCCAACACTCCCATCAATCAGAATGTCAGCCTGCATCAGGCGTCCCTGGGGGGCTGCAGCCAGGACTTCTCACTCTTCAGTCCCGAGGCGGAGAGCCTGCCTGTGGCCAGCGGCTCCACGCTGCTCCCGCTGCTCCCCAGCAATTCCACCAGCCTCAACTCCAGCTTTGGCTCCACCAACCTGGCGGGGCTCTTCTTTCCACCCCAGCTCAACGGCACAGCCAATGACACGGCAGGCCCCGAGTTGCCTGACCCTCTGGGGGGCCTGTTAGACGAAGCCATGCTGGACGAGATAAGCCTGATGGACCTGGCCATCGAAGAGGGCTTTAACCCTGTGCAGGCCTCCCAGCTTGAAGAAGAGTTTGACTCTGACTCAGGCCTCTCCTTGGACTCTAGCCATAGCCCTTCCTCCCTGAGCAGCTCTGAAGGcagctcttcttcctcttcctcctcgtcctcttcctcctcctcgtcctcctcgtcctcctcttcctctgcttcttcctcagcttcttcctccttttctgagGAAGGTGCTGTTGGCTACAGCTCTGACTCTGAGACCCTGGATCTAGAAGAGGCTGAGGGCGCTGTGGGTTACCAGCCTGAGTATTCCAAGTTCTGCCGCATGAGCTACCAGGATCCGTCTCAGCTCTCCTGCCTGCCCTATTTGGAGCACGTGGGCCACAACCACACGTACAACATGGCGCCCAGTGCCCTCGACTCTGCTGACCTGCCACCACCCAGCGGCCTCAAGAAAGGcagcaaggagaagcaggctgactTCCTAGACAAGCAGATGAGCCGGGACGAGCATCGAGCCCGAGCCATGAAGATCCCCTTCACCAATGACAAAATCATCAACCTGCCAGTGGAGGAGTTCAATGAGCTGCTGTCCAAATACCAGCTGAGCGAGGCCCAGCTCAGCCTCATCCGTGACATCCGGCGCCGGGGCAAAAACAAGATGGCTGCACAGAACTGCCGCAAGCGCAAGCTGGACACCATCCTGAACCTGGAGCGGGATGTGGAGGACCTGCAGCGTGATAAAGCCCGGCTGCTGCGGGAGAAGGTGGAGTTCCTCCGGTCCTTGCGGCAGATGAAGCAGAAGGTCCAGAGCCTGTACCAGGAGGTGTTTGGGCGGCTGCGGGATGAGAATGGGCGGCCCTACTCGCCCAGTCAGTATGCACTCCAGTATGCTGGGGACGGCAGTGTCCTCCTCATTCCCCGCACCTTGGCCGACCAGCAGGCCcggaggcaggagaggaagccAAAGGACCGAAGAAAGTGA
- the NFE2L1 gene encoding endoplasmic reticulum membrane sensor NFE2L1 isoform X2 — protein sequence MLSLKKYLTEGLLQFTILLSLIGVRVDVDTYLTSQLPPLREIILGPSSAYTQTQFHNLRNTLDGYGIHPKSIDLDNYFTARRLLSQVRALDRFQVPTTEVNAWLVHRDPEGSVSGSQPSSGLTLESSSGLQDVTGPDNGVRESETEQGFSEDLEDLGAVAPPVSGDLTKEDIDLIDILWRQDIDLGAGREIFDYSHRQKEQDVDKDLRDGAEQEDTWSGEGAEALARNLLVDGETGESFPAQFPADISSITEAVPSESEPPGLQNNLLSPLLTGTESPFDLEQQWQDLMSIMEMQAMEVNTSTNEILYNAPPGDPLSTNYSLAPNTPINQNVSLHQASLGGCSQDFSLFSPEAESLPVASGSTLLPLLPSNSTSLNSSFGSTNLAGLFFPPQLNGTANDTAGPELPDPLGGLLDEAMLDEISLMDLAIEEGFNPVQASQLEEEFDSDSGLSLDSSHSPSSLSSSEGSSSSSSSSSSSSSSSSSSSSSSASSSASSSFSEEGAVGYSSDSETLDLEEAEGAVGYQPEYSKFCRMSYQDPSQLSCLPYLEHVGHNHTYNMAPSALDSADLPPPSGLKKGSKEKQADFLDKQMSRDEHRARAMKIPFTNDKIINLPVEEFNELLSKYQLSEAQLSLIRDIRRRGKNKMAAQNCRKRKLDTILNLERDVEDLQRDKARLLREKVEFLRSLRQMKQKVQSLYQEVFGRLRDENGRPYSPSQYALQYAGDGSVLLIPRTLADQQARRQERKPKDRRK from the exons ATGCTTTCTCTGAAGAAATACTTAACGGAAGGACTCCTCCAGTTCACCATTCTGCTGAGTTTGATTGGGGTGCGGGTGGACGTGGATACTTACCTGACCTCACAGCTTCCCCCGCTCCGGGAGATCATCCTGGGGCCCAGTTCTGCCTATACTCAGACCCAGTTCCACAACCTGAGGAATACCTTGGATGGCTATGGTATCCACCCCAAGAGCATAGACCTGGACAATTACTTCACGGCCCGGCGGCTCCTCAGTCAGGTGAGGGCGCTGGACAGGTTCCAGGTGCCGACCACTGAGGTAAACGCCTGGCTGGTCCACCGGGATCCAGAGGGGTCTGTCTCTGGCAGCCAGCCCAGCTCAGGCCTCACCCTCGAGAGTTCCAGTGGCCTCCAAGATGTGACAGGCCCAGACAACGGGGTGCGAGAAAGCGAAACGGAGCAGGGATTCAGTGAAGATTTGGAGGATTTGGGAGCTGTAGCCCCTCCAGTCAGTGgagacctaaccaaagag GACATAGATCTGATTGACATCCTTTGGCGACAGGATATTGACCTGGGGGCTGGGCGTGAGATTTTTGACTATAGTCATCGCCAGAAGGAGCAGGATGTGGATAAGGACCTGCGAGATGGAGCGGAGCAGGAGGACACCTGGTCAGGCGAGGGTGCAGAAGCTCTGGCGCGAAACCTGCTAGTGGATGGAGAAACTGGGGAGAGCTTCCCTGCACAG TTTCCAGCAGACATTTCCAGCATAACAGAAGCAGTGCCTAGTGAGAGTGAGCCCCCCGGTCTTCAAAACAACCTCTTGTCTCCTCTCCTGACGGGGACAGAGTCGCCATTTGATTTGGAGCAGCAGTGGCAAGATCTCATGTCCATTATGGAAATGCAG GCCATGGAAGTGAACACTTCAACAAATGAGATCCTGTACAATGCCCCTCCTGGAGACCCCTTGAGCACCAACTATAGCCTTGCCCCCAACACTCCCATCAATCAGAATGTCAGCCTGCATCAGGCGTCCCTGGGGGGCTGCAGCCAGGACTTCTCACTCTTCAGTCCCGAGGCGGAGAGCCTGCCTGTGGCCAGCGGCTCCACGCTGCTCCCGCTGCTCCCCAGCAATTCCACCAGCCTCAACTCCAGCTTTGGCTCCACCAACCTGGCGGGGCTCTTCTTTCCACCCCAGCTCAACGGCACAGCCAATGACACGGCAGGCCCCGAGTTGCCTGACCCTCTGGGGGGCCTGTTAGACGAAGCCATGCTGGACGAGATAAGCCTGATGGACCTGGCCATCGAAGAGGGCTTTAACCCTGTGCAGGCCTCCCAGCTTGAAGAAGAGTTTGACTCTGACTCAGGCCTCTCCTTGGACTCTAGCCATAGCCCTTCCTCCCTGAGCAGCTCTGAAGGcagctcttcttcctcttcctcctcgtcctcttcctcctcctcgtcctcctcgtcctcctcttcctctgcttcttcctcagcttcttcctccttttctgagGAAGGTGCTGTTGGCTACAGCTCTGACTCTGAGACCCTGGATCTAGAAGAGGCTGAGGGCGCTGTGGGTTACCAGCCTGAGTATTCCAAGTTCTGCCGCATGAGCTACCAGGATCCGTCTCAGCTCTCCTGCCTGCCCTATTTGGAGCACGTGGGCCACAACCACACGTACAACATGGCGCCCAGTGCCCTCGACTCTGCTGACCTGCCACCACCCAGCGGCCTCAAGAAAGGcagcaaggagaagcaggctgactTCCTAGACAAGCAGATGAGCCGGGACGAGCATCGAGCCCGAGCCATGAAGATCCCCTTCACCAATGACAAAATCATCAACCTGCCAGTGGAGGAGTTCAATGAGCTGCTGTCCAAATACCAGCTGAGCGAGGCCCAGCTCAGCCTCATCCGTGACATCCGGCGCCGGGGCAAAAACAAGATGGCTGCACAGAACTGCCGCAAGCGCAAGCTGGACACCATCCTGAACCTGGAGCGGGATGTGGAGGACCTGCAGCGTGATAAAGCCCGGCTGCTGCGGGAGAAGGTGGAGTTCCTCCGGTCCTTGCGGCAGATGAAGCAGAAGGTCCAGAGCCTGTACCAGGAGGTGTTTGGGCGGCTGCGGGATGAGAATGGGCGGCCCTACTCGCCCAGTCAGTATGCACTCCAGTATGCTGGGGACGGCAGTGTCCTCCTCATTCCCCGCACCTTGGCCGACCAGCAGGCCcggaggcaggagaggaagccAAAGGACCGAAGAAAGTGA
- the NFE2L1 gene encoding endoplasmic reticulum membrane sensor NFE2L1 isoform X1: MLSLKKYLTEGLLQFTILLSLIGVRVDVDTYLTSQLPPLREIILGPSSAYTQTQFHNLRNTLDGYGIHPKSIDLDNYFTARRLLSQVRALDRFQVPTTEVNAWLVHRDPEGSVSGSQPSSGLTLESSSGLQDVTGPDNGVRESETEQGFSEDLEDLGAVAPPVSGDLTKEDIDLIDILWRQDIDLGAGREIFDYSHRQKEQDVDKDLRDGAEQEDTWSGEGAEALARNLLVDGETGESFPAQVPGGEDQTALSLEECLRLLEATCPFGENAEFPADISSITEAVPSESEPPGLQNNLLSPLLTGTESPFDLEQQWQDLMSIMEMQAMEVNTSTNEILYNAPPGDPLSTNYSLAPNTPINQNVSLHQASLGGCSQDFSLFSPEAESLPVASGSTLLPLLPSNSTSLNSSFGSTNLAGLFFPPQLNGTANDTAGPELPDPLGGLLDEAMLDEISLMDLAIEEGFNPVQASQLEEEFDSDSGLSLDSSHSPSSLSSSEGSSSSSSSSSSSSSSSSSSSSSSASSSASSSFSEEGAVGYSSDSETLDLEEAEGAVGYQPEYSKFCRMSYQDPSQLSCLPYLEHVGHNHTYNMAPSALDSADLPPPSGLKKGSKEKQADFLDKQMSRDEHRARAMKIPFTNDKIINLPVEEFNELLSKYQLSEAQLSLIRDIRRRGKNKMAAQNCRKRKLDTILNLERDVEDLQRDKARLLREKVEFLRSLRQMKQKVQSLYQEVFGRLRDENGRPYSPSQYALQYAGDGSVLLIPRTLADQQARRQERKPKDRRK, from the exons ATGCTTTCTCTGAAGAAATACTTAACGGAAGGACTCCTCCAGTTCACCATTCTGCTGAGTTTGATTGGGGTGCGGGTGGACGTGGATACTTACCTGACCTCACAGCTTCCCCCGCTCCGGGAGATCATCCTGGGGCCCAGTTCTGCCTATACTCAGACCCAGTTCCACAACCTGAGGAATACCTTGGATGGCTATGGTATCCACCCCAAGAGCATAGACCTGGACAATTACTTCACGGCCCGGCGGCTCCTCAGTCAGGTGAGGGCGCTGGACAGGTTCCAGGTGCCGACCACTGAGGTAAACGCCTGGCTGGTCCACCGGGATCCAGAGGGGTCTGTCTCTGGCAGCCAGCCCAGCTCAGGCCTCACCCTCGAGAGTTCCAGTGGCCTCCAAGATGTGACAGGCCCAGACAACGGGGTGCGAGAAAGCGAAACGGAGCAGGGATTCAGTGAAGATTTGGAGGATTTGGGAGCTGTAGCCCCTCCAGTCAGTGgagacctaaccaaagag GACATAGATCTGATTGACATCCTTTGGCGACAGGATATTGACCTGGGGGCTGGGCGTGAGATTTTTGACTATAGTCATCGCCAGAAGGAGCAGGATGTGGATAAGGACCTGCGAGATGGAGCGGAGCAGGAGGACACCTGGTCAGGCGAGGGTGCAGAAGCTCTGGCGCGAAACCTGCTAGTGGATGGAGAAACTGGGGAGAGCTTCCCTGCACAG GTGCCTGGTGGGGAGGACCAGACGGCCCTGTCCCTGGAAGAGTGCCTTAGGCTGCTGGAGGCCACCTGCCCCTTTGGGGAGAATGCTGAG TTTCCAGCAGACATTTCCAGCATAACAGAAGCAGTGCCTAGTGAGAGTGAGCCCCCCGGTCTTCAAAACAACCTCTTGTCTCCTCTCCTGACGGGGACAGAGTCGCCATTTGATTTGGAGCAGCAGTGGCAAGATCTCATGTCCATTATGGAAATGCAG GCCATGGAAGTGAACACTTCAACAAATGAGATCCTGTACAATGCCCCTCCTGGAGACCCCTTGAGCACCAACTATAGCCTTGCCCCCAACACTCCCATCAATCAGAATGTCAGCCTGCATCAGGCGTCCCTGGGGGGCTGCAGCCAGGACTTCTCACTCTTCAGTCCCGAGGCGGAGAGCCTGCCTGTGGCCAGCGGCTCCACGCTGCTCCCGCTGCTCCCCAGCAATTCCACCAGCCTCAACTCCAGCTTTGGCTCCACCAACCTGGCGGGGCTCTTCTTTCCACCCCAGCTCAACGGCACAGCCAATGACACGGCAGGCCCCGAGTTGCCTGACCCTCTGGGGGGCCTGTTAGACGAAGCCATGCTGGACGAGATAAGCCTGATGGACCTGGCCATCGAAGAGGGCTTTAACCCTGTGCAGGCCTCCCAGCTTGAAGAAGAGTTTGACTCTGACTCAGGCCTCTCCTTGGACTCTAGCCATAGCCCTTCCTCCCTGAGCAGCTCTGAAGGcagctcttcttcctcttcctcctcgtcctcttcctcctcctcgtcctcctcgtcctcctcttcctctgcttcttcctcagcttcttcctccttttctgagGAAGGTGCTGTTGGCTACAGCTCTGACTCTGAGACCCTGGATCTAGAAGAGGCTGAGGGCGCTGTGGGTTACCAGCCTGAGTATTCCAAGTTCTGCCGCATGAGCTACCAGGATCCGTCTCAGCTCTCCTGCCTGCCCTATTTGGAGCACGTGGGCCACAACCACACGTACAACATGGCGCCCAGTGCCCTCGACTCTGCTGACCTGCCACCACCCAGCGGCCTCAAGAAAGGcagcaaggagaagcaggctgactTCCTAGACAAGCAGATGAGCCGGGACGAGCATCGAGCCCGAGCCATGAAGATCCCCTTCACCAATGACAAAATCATCAACCTGCCAGTGGAGGAGTTCAATGAGCTGCTGTCCAAATACCAGCTGAGCGAGGCCCAGCTCAGCCTCATCCGTGACATCCGGCGCCGGGGCAAAAACAAGATGGCTGCACAGAACTGCCGCAAGCGCAAGCTGGACACCATCCTGAACCTGGAGCGGGATGTGGAGGACCTGCAGCGTGATAAAGCCCGGCTGCTGCGGGAGAAGGTGGAGTTCCTCCGGTCCTTGCGGCAGATGAAGCAGAAGGTCCAGAGCCTGTACCAGGAGGTGTTTGGGCGGCTGCGGGATGAGAATGGGCGGCCCTACTCGCCCAGTCAGTATGCACTCCAGTATGCTGGGGACGGCAGTGTCCTCCTCATTCCCCGCACCTTGGCCGACCAGCAGGCCcggaggcaggagaggaagccAAAGGACCGAAGAAAGTGA